The Girardinichthys multiradiatus isolate DD_20200921_A chromosome 24, DD_fGirMul_XY1, whole genome shotgun sequence genome has a window encoding:
- the LOC124861671 gene encoding adrenodoxin-like, with translation MALVTALRRLAQVSLREFSRRSTAVSWGAFHTAERSFTTGAQPLRSDNKVTVHFINRDGEKITVKASPGDSLLDVVINEDLDFDGFGACEGTLACSTCHLIFDEEMYKKLGPVTDEEMDMLDLAYGLTETSRLGCQICLTKSLEGMVARVPESVADIRQTKDGSA, from the exons ATGGCTTTAGTAACGGCGCTGAGGCGGCTCGCTCAGGTTAGTTTACGGGAATTTTCGCGGAGAAGCACGGCGGTGTCATGGGGAGCCTTTCACACGGCGGAGCGCAGCTTCACCACAGGAGCACAGCCACTCAG GTCAGACAACAAGGTGACGGTCCACTTCATTAATCGAGATGGGGAAAAGATCACAGTGAAGGCCTCGCCTGGTGACTCTCTGCTAGATGTTGTCATCAACGAAGACCTGGACTTTGATGGTTTTG GAGCTTGTGAGGGAACCCTGGCGTGCTCCACGTGTCATCTGATCTTCGATGAGGAGATGTACAAGAAGCTGGGGCCGGTCACAGACGAGGAGATGGACATGTTGGACTTAGCTTATGGCTTGACCGAGAC ATCTCGTCTGGGTTGCCAGATCTGCCTGACGAAGTCTCTGGAGGGCATGGTGGCCAGAGTTCCAGAGAGCGTCGCAGACATCCGGCAAACCAAAGACGGCTCTGCTTAA